In Kordiimonas sp. SCSIO 12610, the following are encoded in one genomic region:
- the astB gene encoding N-succinylarginine dihydrolase: MAKWQEVNFDGLVGLTHNYAGLSYGNVASASNKGGVANPKEGALQGLEKMQHLRSLGMIQGVLPPQDRPHISTLKGLGYTGTDAEVLANAWRDNPALVANLSSASTMWTANAATVSPSPDTVDGRTHFTAANLAAMYHRSIEADTTARILEAIFPEGDRFAHHAPLDGGVHMGDEGAANHNRFCADYGEEGMALYVYGRRAFEGNTDLTFPGRQTYEASSAVARQHGVKDGKALFVRQNPAAINAGAFHNDVVAVSNKNVFFYHEEAFVDPAALQKELQAAMGSVELIFIEVPSSEVPLKDAITSYLFNSQLISPSTRDGMTLILPKEVEETPSTKAFVDRMLASNGPIKNADYMEVRQSMRNGGGPACLRQRVVLSDDDLNAIDAKVIITDERIEELKTWVNKHYRDRLMPEDLGDVSLMEECFTALDELTQILNIGSVYDFQR; encoded by the coding sequence ATGGCAAAATGGCAAGAAGTAAATTTTGATGGGCTGGTTGGCTTAACACATAATTATGCGGGATTAAGTTATGGGAATGTGGCCTCCGCGAGCAACAAGGGCGGCGTCGCTAACCCAAAGGAAGGTGCTTTGCAAGGGCTGGAGAAAATGCAGCACCTTCGCAGTCTTGGTATGATACAGGGGGTATTACCCCCACAAGACCGCCCGCATATTTCAACGCTTAAAGGGCTCGGGTATACAGGTACAGATGCTGAAGTGCTGGCGAACGCTTGGCGTGATAACCCTGCACTTGTTGCCAATCTATCGTCGGCGAGCACCATGTGGACTGCAAATGCAGCCACTGTCTCACCGTCCCCCGATACTGTTGACGGACGTACGCATTTTACCGCTGCTAATCTCGCGGCCATGTATCATCGCTCGATAGAGGCGGATACGACTGCCCGAATTCTAGAAGCAATATTCCCGGAAGGCGATCGTTTCGCCCATCATGCGCCACTTGATGGCGGTGTTCATATGGGTGATGAGGGTGCAGCAAACCACAATCGTTTCTGCGCTGACTACGGCGAGGAAGGAATGGCGCTCTATGTATACGGACGCCGCGCCTTTGAAGGAAATACGGATCTAACGTTCCCGGGGCGTCAAACCTATGAAGCCAGCAGCGCGGTAGCGCGTCAGCACGGTGTCAAGGATGGCAAGGCCTTATTCGTGCGGCAAAATCCTGCCGCGATTAATGCAGGGGCTTTCCATAATGATGTGGTCGCGGTTTCCAACAAAAATGTATTTTTCTATCATGAAGAAGCGTTTGTTGACCCTGCTGCTTTGCAGAAAGAATTGCAGGCCGCCATGGGAAGTGTGGAATTGATTTTCATAGAAGTTCCATCCAGCGAGGTTCCTTTAAAGGACGCCATCACCTCATACCTTTTTAATAGCCAGCTAATCTCGCCAAGCACCCGTGATGGTATGACACTTATCCTGCCTAAGGAGGTTGAGGAAACGCCGAGCACAAAAGCTTTTGTGGATCGGATGCTGGCATCGAACGGCCCGATTAAAAATGCAGATTACATGGAAGTTCGGCAAAGCATGCGCAATGGCGGTGGGCCCGCGTGCTTGCGACAACGTGTTGTTTTGTCTGATGATGATTTGAATGCAATTGACGCCAAGGTCATTATAACGGATGAACGTATTGAAGAATTGAAAACATGGGTTAACAAGCATTACCGTGATCGCCTGATGCCGGAAGATTTAGGTGATGTATCCTTGATGGAAGAATGTTTCACAGCGCTTGATGAACTAACACAGATTTTGAACATCGGTAGTGTTTATGATTTCCAGCGTTAA
- a CDS encoding peptidoglycan -binding protein, with the protein MIGARRRIGSSGSDNSWPGFVDALSSLLLVIIFLLSMFVLAQFFLGQALSGREQALAVLRSQVAELGSLLQLEKQANKSLRDSVAQLSASLTAANSDRDALSAELGELRTALQASDARLKELTEASSGFEATAKDLAEKYKVSEEALANERVISERAQAEVTRLQNNITALREQLARLEAALDASDERDKRNQAVIVDLGRRLNRALASKVEELAGYRSEFFGRLKEVLSNRSEIRIEGDRFVFASELLFSSASADLGPEGRAELRKFAETLLTISSEIPAELEWVLRIDGHTDKNPISTSRFRNNWELSSARAISVVEFLISVGVPAERLAATGFGEFQPIDPADNIFAYSRNRRIEMRLTQR; encoded by the coding sequence ATGATTGGTGCCCGCAGGCGAATAGGTAGCAGTGGTTCAGACAATAGTTGGCCAGGGTTTGTGGACGCCCTTTCCAGTTTGTTGTTGGTGATTATCTTCTTATTGTCGATGTTTGTCCTAGCGCAGTTTTTTCTTGGTCAGGCGCTATCGGGCCGCGAGCAGGCGCTGGCGGTACTTCGAAGCCAAGTGGCGGAACTTGGTAGCCTGTTGCAACTAGAGAAACAGGCAAATAAATCCTTGAGGGATAGTGTCGCGCAACTTTCGGCGTCCCTGACAGCCGCCAATAGCGACCGCGATGCTCTAAGCGCAGAACTGGGTGAACTAAGGACTGCGCTTCAGGCTTCTGATGCACGTTTGAAGGAGTTAACTGAAGCGAGCAGTGGTTTTGAAGCAACCGCAAAGGACCTCGCCGAAAAATACAAAGTTTCAGAAGAGGCGCTTGCAAATGAACGTGTAATTTCAGAGCGTGCGCAGGCTGAGGTAACACGCCTTCAGAATAATATTACCGCCCTCCGTGAACAATTGGCGCGCCTTGAGGCTGCGCTTGATGCCAGTGACGAACGTGACAAGCGTAATCAGGCTGTGATTGTTGACCTTGGCCGCCGCCTTAACCGTGCGCTAGCAAGTAAAGTTGAGGAGCTTGCGGGATATCGATCAGAATTTTTTGGCAGACTAAAAGAAGTGCTTTCTAACAGATCAGAAATCAGGATTGAAGGTGATCGGTTTGTTTTTGCGTCTGAACTGTTGTTTTCAAGCGCCAGCGCTGACCTTGGACCAGAAGGGCGCGCTGAACTTCGGAAATTTGCTGAAACTCTGCTTACAATTTCATCAGAAATTCCAGCTGAACTCGAGTGGGTTCTGAGGATTGATGGCCATACCGACAAAAATCCAATTTCAACATCACGGTTCCGAAACAATTGGGAATTGTCATCCGCGCGGGCGATTTCTGTTGTGGAGTTTTTAATCTCTGTTGGTGTTCCAGCCGAGCGATTGGCCGCGACTGGATTTGGTGAGTTTCAACCAATTGATCCAGCGGATAATATCTTTGCATACTCGCGGAACCGACGCATTGAAATGCGTTTAACACAGCGGTAA
- a CDS encoding MaoC family dehydratase encodes MFKIFYEDINIGDTETFGAYAVTKEEILDFAEKYDPQPFHLDEEIAKQSVFGKLCASGWHTCAMTMRMMVDQLSKQGLASMGSPGIDELKWRKPVFPGDILSVKTTVAEKRPSESRPEIGLLKADYEVSNQRGEIVMTMKGNYMVAKRSA; translated from the coding sequence ATGTTCAAAATATTCTACGAAGATATCAATATTGGCGACACTGAAACGTTTGGGGCATACGCTGTTACCAAAGAAGAAATTCTTGATTTTGCAGAAAAATATGACCCTCAACCTTTTCATCTGGATGAAGAAATTGCGAAGCAATCTGTGTTTGGGAAACTGTGTGCAAGTGGTTGGCATACATGCGCGATGACAATGCGCATGATGGTCGATCAACTATCAAAGCAAGGGCTTGCCAGTATGGGGTCGCCAGGAATTGACGAGCTAAAATGGCGCAAGCCTGTATTCCCCGGGGATATATTATCGGTAAAAACCACTGTTGCCGAAAAACGCCCTTCAGAAAGCCGACCTGAAATCGGACTTTTAAAAGCGGACTATGAAGTTTCTAATCAAAGGGGGGAAATTGTAATGACCATGAAGGGCAATTATATGGTTGCCAAAAGAAGCGCATGA
- the msrP gene encoding protein-methionine-sulfoxide reductase catalytic subunit MsrP has translation MLFKKRNSWDETENAVTSESVYLNRRKFLGAAGLSIGSAAVGLSAVSNAQSERPLKELAYKTSEYSTDEKPTVEAAVTNYNNFYEFGTSKGEPARNAWRLKTTPWNVKVDGLVENPRDYAFEDLIDMNALEERIYRFRCVEAWSMVVPWIGIPLASIIKKLNPLGSAKYVRFETLADSAQMPGIRWPVLEWPYVEGLRMDEAMNPLALMVVGLYGKEIPNQNGAPMRLITPWKYGYKSIKSIARITFTEEQPVSSWTKSAPHEYGFFSNVNPEVSHPRWSQASERKIGSFGRVPTQKFNGYGELVADMYAGMDLRVNH, from the coding sequence GTGCTGTTCAAAAAGCGAAATAGTTGGGATGAAACAGAAAACGCGGTTACGAGCGAGAGCGTTTATCTGAACCGGCGGAAATTTCTGGGCGCAGCCGGTCTTTCGATTGGGTCTGCCGCTGTTGGATTATCCGCTGTTAGTAATGCCCAGAGCGAACGGCCTTTAAAGGAACTTGCTTACAAAACGTCTGAATACAGTACGGACGAGAAACCAACCGTTGAAGCCGCAGTTACCAACTATAATAATTTCTATGAATTCGGCACTTCCAAAGGGGAGCCAGCACGGAATGCTTGGCGCCTTAAGACTACACCGTGGAACGTAAAAGTTGATGGGCTTGTTGAAAACCCACGCGATTACGCTTTTGAAGATCTGATTGACATGAACGCCCTTGAGGAGCGAATTTATCGTTTCCGATGTGTTGAGGCCTGGTCGATGGTTGTACCTTGGATCGGTATTCCGCTTGCCAGCATCATTAAAAAGCTAAATCCGCTCGGCAGCGCGAAATATGTGCGTTTTGAAACGCTTGCAGATAGTGCTCAAATGCCCGGAATACGTTGGCCGGTGCTTGAATGGCCTTATGTTGAAGGGCTGCGTATGGATGAAGCAATGAACCCGCTCGCGCTCATGGTTGTTGGGCTGTATGGTAAGGAAATTCCGAACCAGAACGGTGCGCCTATGCGTTTGATTACACCATGGAAATATGGATATAAATCGATCAAATCAATCGCCCGTATAACCTTTACTGAAGAGCAACCTGTGTCCAGTTGGACAAAATCAGCACCGCATGAATATGGGTTCTTCTCAAATGTAAACCCTGAAGTTAGCCACCCACGTTGGAGCCAGGCAAGCGAACGCAAAATCGGTAGTTTCGGTCGTGTTCCAACGCAGAAGTTTAATGGCTATGGTGAACTGGTTGCAGACATGTATGCCGGTATGGATTTACGCGTAAATCACTAA
- a CDS encoding sulfite oxidase heme-binding subunit YedZ: protein MAVSIQNLRRYGKPAVFALLALPALWLGREWYYAYQGLESGLGWNPVEAFHQITGDWAIRILLLSLAISPLSKVMKSPKPILFRRMIGLFAFFYVCLHLLGYVWLDKAFVWPDIWQDILKRKYITVGAVALILLVPLAVTSTQGWIKRLGARNWQKLHKSVYVIGILAVAHFIMMRKGFQLEPLVYAGILGLLFMLRSKALMKKLRP from the coding sequence ATGGCTGTTTCAATCCAAAATCTTCGCCGGTACGGCAAGCCCGCAGTGTTTGCTTTGCTGGCTTTGCCCGCTCTTTGGCTTGGCCGTGAATGGTATTATGCCTATCAGGGGTTAGAGAGCGGTCTGGGTTGGAACCCTGTTGAAGCTTTTCATCAGATCACTGGTGATTGGGCCATTCGTATTCTTTTGTTATCTCTTGCTATTAGTCCGCTATCAAAGGTTATGAAATCGCCAAAACCCATTTTATTCAGGCGTATGATTGGCTTGTTTGCTTTTTTCTATGTGTGTTTGCATCTCTTGGGATATGTGTGGCTTGATAAGGCATTTGTTTGGCCTGATATTTGGCAGGATATCCTAAAGCGTAAATATATTACCGTTGGGGCGGTTGCGCTTATACTTTTGGTGCCGCTTGCTGTTACCAGTACACAGGGTTGGATTAAGCGACTGGGCGCTAGAAACTGGCAGAAGCTTCATAAATCGGTATATGTGATTGGTATCTTGGCAGTTGCGCATTTCATAATGATGCGCAAGGGGTTTCAGTTGGAACCCCTTGTGTATGCAGGAATATTAGGTCTTTTGTTTATGCTGCGAAGCAAAGCACTAATGAAAAAACTTCGTCCTTAG
- a CDS encoding amidohydrolase family protein: MGNLKKSLVGALLAATSIVSFGSVLQADTKVIHAGELLAVPGEAAKKQQTIVVVDGRITEVRDGFVSPTSFGNDAKYVDLKDSFVMPGLMDMHVHIQMELGPQNDSEKLRLSAADVGMQSVYFAHKTLMAGFTTVRDMGNEYTHLNALRDGVEKGWIAGPRIIAGRMVAATGGHGDIDGMRHDLLEKYTSSTICDGADDCLRAVREAVKFGADVIKITATGGVLSDTTTGTGQQMTDEEMKAIMDTAHGLGRRVAAHAHSAGGINAALRAGVDSVEHGTYADEESIRLFNENGAYLVPTLLAGDTVVQMAKAGTISSPAIRDKAIRVGADLIENFGRAYKGGVKIAYGTDSGVSTHGINAQEAVLMKQAGMSEMDIIKSATVVAAELADMSNSLGTIEAGKHADIIAVDGNPLSDISELLDVDFVMKAGTVHKNQ; the protein is encoded by the coding sequence ATGGGTAATCTCAAAAAATCATTGGTTGGGGCTTTATTAGCTGCGACATCAATCGTTAGTTTTGGCTCGGTACTTCAAGCGGATACCAAGGTTATTCACGCTGGTGAATTACTTGCCGTGCCAGGCGAGGCGGCTAAGAAACAGCAAACAATTGTTGTTGTTGACGGACGCATTACGGAAGTCCGTGATGGCTTCGTATCTCCAACTTCGTTTGGAAATGATGCTAAATATGTAGACCTCAAGGATAGCTTTGTTATGCCGGGTTTGATGGATATGCACGTGCATATTCAAATGGAACTTGGCCCACAAAATGATAGCGAGAAACTTCGGTTGTCGGCGGCTGATGTGGGGATGCAAAGCGTTTATTTTGCTCATAAAACCCTGATGGCTGGTTTCACGACAGTACGCGATATGGGCAATGAATATACCCATTTGAATGCGCTACGTGACGGTGTAGAAAAAGGCTGGATCGCTGGTCCGCGGATAATCGCGGGGCGCATGGTTGCGGCAACTGGAGGGCACGGCGATATCGACGGTATGCGCCACGATCTTCTGGAAAAATATACATCAAGCACGATTTGTGACGGCGCAGATGATTGCCTGCGCGCTGTACGCGAAGCGGTTAAATTCGGTGCTGATGTTATTAAAATTACCGCAACCGGCGGTGTTTTGTCAGATACGACAACGGGCACCGGCCAGCAAATGACCGACGAAGAAATGAAGGCGATTATGGACACGGCCCATGGTCTCGGTCGCCGCGTTGCTGCCCACGCCCACTCAGCGGGTGGTATTAACGCGGCACTGCGCGCCGGTGTTGATAGTGTTGAACATGGTACTTACGCCGATGAAGAATCGATCCGCTTGTTCAATGAAAATGGTGCTTATCTTGTTCCAACGCTTCTCGCGGGTGACACAGTTGTTCAAATGGCGAAGGCTGGTACAATCAGTTCACCTGCAATTCGCGATAAGGCCATTCGTGTTGGTGCTGACTTGATCGAAAATTTTGGTCGTGCCTACAAGGGTGGTGTGAAAATCGCTTACGGCACCGATAGCGGTGTCTCTACCCATGGCATTAACGCGCAAGAGGCCGTTTTGATGAAACAGGCGGGTATGAGCGAAATGGACATTATCAAGTCTGCAACTGTTGTGGCTGCGGAACTCGCGGATATGTCAAATAGCCTTGGTACTATTGAAGCTGGGAAGCATGCGGATATTATTGCAGTAGACGGCAATCCGCTTTCAGATATCAGCGAACTGCTGGATGTGGATTTTGTCATGAAGGCTGGCACGGTTCATAAAAACCAGTAA
- a CDS encoding ABC transporter transmembrane domain-containing protein has product MSDSATKSEFDPPKGKLKNLRTLWSFMLPYKTQILLASFFLIIAAGTVLAIPSALEGIVDSFTEDTSNSINDYLALLVGTVIVMALATAFRFYFITWLGERVVADIRKAVYERLITLSPEFFEVNRPGEIVSRLTADTTLVQSIVGSSVSIWARNTLIAIAGTIWLFIMSPKLMGLISIVIPIIIAIIVIVGRRVRTLSRTSQDKVADVGAQAAESLSALNIVQAFTQENTEAKRFGGRVDEAFFAARRRIRVRAFLTAAIIFLVFGAIALVIYQGFQDVSAGVMTSGEMTAFIFRAVLVAGAFGALSEVYSELQRAAGAAGRLAELLNAESAIETPANAVAMPDTVKGHIVFDKVNFAYPSKQSEQALKNFSLNIKPGETVALVGPSGAGKSTVLQLLLRFYDPQNGNITIDGTDIAATDPTNFREHLAFVPQETIVFADTVAGNIRYGRQSASDDEVLKAAEAAAAREFIERTDDGFDTFLGERGTRLSGGQRQRIAIARAILRDSPILLLDEATSALDAESELKVQTALDRLMEGRTTLVIAHRLATVKKADRIIVMEDGKIVAEGTHEELSKQDGLYKRLADLQFGGN; this is encoded by the coding sequence ATGTCAGATTCAGCGACAAAAAGTGAATTTGATCCCCCAAAAGGTAAATTAAAAAACCTCAGAACACTCTGGTCTTTTATGCTGCCATACAAAACCCAGATACTGTTGGCATCTTTCTTTCTGATCATTGCAGCCGGTACCGTTCTCGCAATCCCATCTGCATTAGAAGGCATTGTTGATAGTTTCACCGAAGACACATCGAATTCGATAAATGATTATCTGGCCCTTCTCGTGGGCACCGTAATTGTAATGGCGCTCGCAACCGCATTTCGGTTTTACTTCATTACTTGGCTTGGTGAACGTGTGGTCGCGGATATCAGAAAAGCCGTTTACGAACGACTGATTACTTTATCGCCGGAATTTTTTGAAGTTAACCGCCCCGGCGAGATCGTATCAAGGCTAACAGCAGATACTACACTCGTTCAAAGCATTGTAGGGTCCAGTGTCTCCATATGGGCTCGAAATACGCTGATCGCCATTGCGGGCACGATTTGGCTCTTCATTATGTCACCAAAACTGATGGGGTTAATTTCAATTGTAATCCCGATCATCATTGCGATCATTGTGATCGTCGGTAGGCGTGTTCGCACACTATCGCGCACCAGTCAGGATAAAGTTGCCGACGTTGGGGCACAAGCCGCCGAATCGCTGTCTGCCCTCAATATTGTACAAGCCTTCACCCAGGAAAACACCGAGGCCAAAAGGTTTGGTGGCCGCGTTGACGAAGCCTTTTTCGCGGCACGCAGACGCATAAGAGTGCGTGCATTTCTAACCGCCGCCATCATTTTTCTTGTTTTCGGGGCCATTGCCCTCGTTATCTATCAAGGTTTCCAGGACGTAAGTGCTGGTGTGATGACAAGCGGCGAAATGACAGCCTTTATATTCCGCGCTGTTTTGGTCGCCGGGGCCTTTGGTGCATTGTCGGAAGTGTATAGCGAACTTCAGCGCGCGGCTGGCGCGGCTGGGCGCCTTGCAGAGCTTTTAAACGCCGAGTCCGCTATTGAAACACCCGCAAATGCAGTGGCGATGCCTGATACAGTCAAAGGGCATATTGTTTTTGACAAGGTCAATTTCGCTTACCCATCCAAACAAAGCGAACAAGCGCTCAAAAACTTCTCTCTCAATATCAAACCTGGCGAAACCGTGGCGCTCGTGGGGCCAAGCGGCGCAGGCAAATCAACCGTTCTTCAACTCCTCCTTAGGTTTTATGACCCACAGAACGGGAACATTACGATTGATGGAACTGATATTGCCGCGACAGACCCAACTAATTTCCGTGAGCACCTGGCATTCGTTCCACAGGAAACAATTGTCTTTGCTGATACCGTTGCGGGCAACATTCGCTATGGCAGACAGTCCGCGAGTGATGATGAGGTTCTAAAGGCGGCTGAAGCGGCAGCAGCGCGCGAATTTATTGAACGCACCGACGATGGCTTCGACACCTTCTTAGGCGAACGCGGCACACGGCTTTCAGGTGGTCAGCGCCAGCGAATTGCCATTGCCAGAGCCATCCTGCGCGATTCGCCAATCCTTCTTCTAGATGAAGCAACAAGCGCGCTCGACGCTGAATCTGAACTCAAGGTTCAAACTGCACTTGATCGTTTGATGGAGGGTCGCACTACACTTGTGATCGCACACCGCCTGGCAACAGTGAAAAAGGCCGACAGAATCATTGTGATGGAAGACGGTAAAATTGTTGCAGAAGGCACGCATGAAGAATTGTCAAAACAAGACGGGCTATATAAGCGCCTAGCAGATTTACAGTTCGGTGGAAACTAA